One Camelus ferus isolate YT-003-E chromosome 21, BCGSAC_Cfer_1.0, whole genome shotgun sequence genomic region harbors:
- the ANKRD11 gene encoding ankyrin repeat domain-containing protein 11 isoform X2: MPKGGSSRTPQQEERSLGPDMVEKQPGKKDKDKVSLTKTPKLDRSDGGKEVRERATKRKLPFTVGANGEQKDSDTEKQGPERKRIKKEPVTRKAGLLFGMGLSGIRAGYPLSERQQVALLMQMTAEESANSPDTTPKHPSQSTVCPKGTPNSASKTKDKVNKRNERGETRLHRAAIRGDARRIKELISEGADVNVKDFAGWTALHEACNRGYYDVAKQLLAAGAEVNTKGLDDDTPLHDAANNGHYKVVKLLLRYGGNPQQSNRKGETPLKVASSPTMVNLLLGKGTYTSSEESSAESSEEEDAPSFAPSSSADGNNTDSEFEKGLKHKAKNPEPQKTATPVKDEYEFDEDDEQDRVPPVDDKHLLKKEYRKEAKAGSLVSIPKMEVRTHSKGGAVAPKKASHRILSDTSDEEDVAVTVGGGEKLRLSAHAVLPGSKAREPSSSKQQKEKNKVKKKRKKEIKGKEVRFGKRSDKFCSSESESESSESGEEGGDSAGSPGCLKESPLVLKDPSLFSSLSASSTSSHGSSAAQKHNPSHTDPHAKHWRTDNWKTISSPAWSEVSSLSDSTRTRLSSESDCSSEGSSLESLKPARKRQEHRRRGGLQGALPDRKNSFHPGVDGAVPKLDKEGKVVKKHKTKHKHRNKEKGLGTAGQELKLKSLAYEYEDPKARPDSDGPVEGRLKAPRHDRDHLKREERLGKAKAEEKEWLFRDEAMKASREEKSLKRARDAGRDAGRGCREEKDRSGRAEKERLLKEKSPKEERLRLCREERKKRPKDRPPKPDKRSDFREDRASKEKPFREDRERPKKEKVYREDPAVEEYCNKSQLLESEDTKFSLSDDQQDRWFSDLSDSSFDFRGEDSWDSPVTDYRDMKGESVARLILETVREDGKEKRREGRARDKRGDRKKDRDPLERGSERRREHPEKQKGGPGHLAEKDRRRRESAEGARERKEPSEASKERKDCRAKPEEEPKEHSGEGDFGKSLEPWERQHLAREKEKKCKLEKHKEKCSDKDRGEKPAPERGPRDKECEKCFREKRDARERHKEAHGRDRERKASLDAGKDRREKGFPGAAAEDSCDKKEDKKGKEKSWYIADIFTDESEDEDGPPEREAGLRKHAEKPKDRDGRERRRERGAAEGVKDRKEKGLEKHREKKEREPPEKHRDRRERGPADAAQDRRGRQRPPDKAERRPPAEDKAKSRHRERPEREQGRDRRPSKGADAEKSLLERLEEEALQEFREDSNDKASEVSSDSFTDRGPDPGLGALLDASFPEPPEERARERERHRHSSSSSKKSHERERARRDKPDRKERGDGGQYERDFLDSDAYGASYGSKADTEDDVDKAVELLSAEKKEKNDSERDAAKKVEKELRPFGASAASLLKEKRRREKHRERWRDGLPRHHREEPKPAARDRDRPRDEGAKLGETKLKEKFKENPEREKGDPVRTSNGGDRPPASRDPGRKDARPREKLLGDGDLMMTSFERMLSQKDLEVEERHRRHKERMRQMEKLRHRPADPKLKDKLRPAEDARRKGLDVPPKKPLCPDPALKDRKLKEPAPAAPAAENKPHPGPAVDPRDWLAGPHMKEVLPASPRPDHSRPTGVPTPASVVSCPSYEEAMHTPRTPSCSADDYSDLMFECADSQPVSSTSASACSPSFFDRFSMAASSVSETPGQTPTRPLCTSLYRSVSVDIRRAPEEEFSVGDKLFRQQSVPAASSYNSPGQHLEDKAPGPPGPAEKFSCLSPGYYSPDYGLLSPKADTLHCPPAAVVNVTPSPEGAFSGLQAKSPSSRRDELLAPSMEGALPPDLSIPLDATEDQQATAAIIPPEPSFLEPLDEGPFSTVITEEPVEWAHPAAAEQGLTSGLIGSAPDNPVSWPVGSDLLLKSPQRFPESPPSEPPYPVSPVSYPLPVTEPGLEVKDDTGAAVPASISASEEPPPFAPTSRLEPFFSNCKSLPEASPDGPPESACTTSGAQVEVLGPLESNFLESGHSLSALGQVEPAPWPGAFPASEDDLDLGPFSLPELPLQTKDVSDVETEPVEESPLVPPENTPAGAPPCLPGGDAAAPAAEEQLVLPPDPAAAHLPTEPEPGSLEEPKPDVLLEAAVEAGALQGRAPEDPDLSSEPMPAPSEPRPLGSRDEAEGHDPLATPHGMADAPEDGSAQTHVADGAGPQDSVGLERSPGSVQPEAAEPEPKATAEAPKAPRVEEVPQRMTRTRAQMLASQSKQSSPPAEKEPAPAPRAKGRASEEDDPQAQHPRKRRFQRSSQPLTQQMHTSTRQTREVIQQTLAAIVDAIKLDAIEPYHSDRANPYFEYLQIRKKIEEKRKILCYISPQAPQCYAEYVTYTGSYLLDGKPLSKLHIPVIAPPPSLAEPLKELFRQQEAVRGKLRLQHSIEREKLIVSCEQEILRVHCRAARTIANQAVPFSACTMLLDSEVYNMPLESQGDENKSVRDRFNARQFISWLQDVDDKYERMKVCGEQLLSPAGGQASVGPHLEPSSKTCLLMRQQHEAAALNAVQRMEWQLKVQELDPAGHKSLCVNEVPSFYVPMVDVNDDFVLLPA; encoded by the exons ATGCCCAAGGGAGGGAGCTCCAGGACACCGCAGCAAGAGGAGCGTTCCCTCGGCCCCGACATGGTGGAGAAGCAGCCCGGGAAAAAG GATAAAGATAAAGTTTCTCTAACCAAGACCCCAAAGCTGGACCGCAGTGATGGcgggaaggaggtgagggagcgaGCGACTAAGCGGAAGCTGCCCTTCACCGTGGGGGCCAATGGAGAGCAGAAGGACTCGGACACAG AGAAGCAGGGTCCCGAGCGGAAGAGGATTAAGAAAGAGCCCGTCACCCGCAAGGCTGGGCTGCTGTTCGGCATGGGGCTGTCTGGGATCCGCGCTGGCTACCCGCTCTCCGAGCGCCAGCAGGTGGCGCTCCTCATGCAGATGACGGCTGAGGAGTCAGCCAACAGCCCAG ACACCACACCAAAGCACCCCTCCCAGTCAACCGTGTGTCCAAAGGGGACGCCCAACTCTGCCtccaaaaccaaagataaagtGAACAAGAGGAACGAGCGTGGAGAGACACGCCTGCACCGGGCGGCCATTCGGGGGGACGCGCGGCGCATCAAGGAGCTCATCAGCGAGGGTGCGGACGTCAACGTCAAGGACTTTGCGG GCTGGACTGCGCTGCACGAGGCCTGTAACCGGGGCTACTACGACGTGGCGAAGCAGCTGCTGGCTGCGGGCGCGGAGGTGAACACCAAGGGCCTGGACGATGACACGCCCTTGCACGACGCGGCCAACAACGGGCACTACAAG GTGGTGAAGCTGCTGCTCCGGTACGGGGGGAACCCTCAGCAGAGCAACAGGAAAGGCGAGACGCCGCTGAAGGTCGCCAGCTCCCCAACCATGGTGAACCTGCTGCTGGGCAAGGGCACCTACACGTCCAGCGAGGAGAGCTCGGCCG AGAGCTCCGAGGAGGAGGATGCCCCGTCCTTCGCACCTTCTAGCTCCGCCGACGGCAACAACACGGACTCCGAGTTCGAGAAGGGCCTCAAGCACAAGGCTAAGAACCCGGAGCCCCAGAAGACGGCGACCCCCGTGAAGGACGAGTACGAGTTTGACGAGGACGACGAGCAGGACCGGGTCCCCCCCGTGGACGACAAGCACCTGCTGAAGAAGGAGTACCGCAAGGAGGCCAAGGCCGGCAGCCTTGTCTCCATCCCCAAGATGGAGGTGAGGACGCACAGCAAGGGTGGCGCCGTCGCGCCCAAGAAGGCTTCTCACCGCATCCTGTCGGACACATCGGACGAGGAGGACGTTGCCGTCACCGTGGGCGGCGGGGAGAAGCTGCGGCTCTCAGCTCATGCGGTCCTGCCCGGCAGCAAGGCGCGGGAGCCTTCCAGCTCcaaacagcagaaggaaaaaaataaagtgaaaaagaagcgaaagaaagaaataaaaggcaaagaagtGCGGTTTGGGAAGAGGAGCGACAAGTTCTGCTCGTCCGAGTCAGAGAGCGAGTCCTCGGAGAGTGGCGAGGAGGGCGGGGACTCGGCGGGGAGCCCCGGCTGCCTCAAGGAGTCCCCGCTGGTGCTGAAGGACCCCTCCCTGTTCAGCTCCCTGTCCGCCTCCTCCACCTCGTCCCACGGCAGCTCCGCCGCCCAGAAGCATAACCCCAGCCACACGGACCCCCATGCCAAGCACTGGCGGACGGACAATTGGAAAACCATCTCTTCTCCCGCCTGGTCCGAGGTCAGCTCCTTGTCAGACTCCACGAGGACGAGACTGAGCAGCGAGTCTGACTGCTCCTCCGAGGGCTCCAGCTTGGAGTCGCTGAAGCCGGCCCGGAAGCGGCAGGagcacaggaggaggggaggcctACAGGGCGCTCTGCCCGACAGGAAGAACTCCTTCCACCCCGGCGTGGACGGCGCTGTCCCCAAGCTGGACAAGGAAGGCAAAGTCGTCAAGAAACACaagacaaaacacaaacacagaaacaagGAGAAGGGGCTGGGCACAGCTGGCCAGGAGCTGAAGCTGAAGAGCCTCGCGTACGAGTACGAGGACCCCAAGGCAAGGCCGGACAGCGACGGGCCTGTGGAGGGCAGGCTGAAGGCGCCACGGCACGACCGCGACCACctcaagagagaggagaggctcGGCAAGGCGAAGGCGGAGGAGAAGGAGTGGCTCTTCAGAGACGAGGCGATGAAGGCCTCCAGGGAGGAGAAGTCCCTCAAGAGAGCCCGCGATGCGGGCAGGGACGCGGGCAGGGGCTGCCGGGAGGAGAAGGACCGCTCGGGCAGGGCTGAGAAGGAGAGGTTGCTGAAGGAGAAGTCTCCCAAGGAGGAGAGGCTGAGGCTCTGCAGGGAGGAGCGGAAGAAGAGGCCCAAGGACAGGCCCCCAAAGCCGGACAAGAGGAGTGACTTCAGAGAAGACAGAGCGTCGAAAGAGAAGCCTTtcagggaagacagagagagacccaAAAAAGAGAAGGTGTACAGGGAAGACCCTGCTGTGGAGGAGTATTGCAACAAAAGCCAGCTTCTGGAGAGTGAGGACACCAAGTTCAGCCTCTCCGATGACCAGCAGGATCGGTGGTTTTCCGACTTGTCCGATTCATCCTTCGACTTCAGAGGGGAGGACAGCTGGGACTCCCCGGTGACGGACTACAGGGACATGAAGGGCGAGTCTGTGGCCAGGCTGATCCTGGAGACGGTGCGGGAGGACGGCAAGGAGAAGAGGCGGGAGGGCCGGGCGCGGGACAAGCGGGGTGACAGGAAGAAGGATCGGGACCCCCTGGAGCGGGGATCCGAGCGGCGGCGGGAGCACCCCGAGAAGCAGAAGGGCGGGCCCGGCCACCTGGCGGAGAAGGACAGGAGGCGACGGGAGTCCGCGGAGGGCGCGCGGGAGCGGAAGGAGCCGTCTGAGGCCAGCAAGGAGCGCAAGGACTGCCGTGCCAAGCCGGAGGAGGAGCCCAAGGAGCACAGCGGCGAGGGCGACTTCGGGAAgagcctggagccctgggagaggcagcACCTGGCgcgggagaaggagaagaagtgCAAACTGGAGAAGCACAAGGAGAAGTGCAGCGACAAGGACAGGGGCGAGAAGCCCGCCCCGGAGAGGGGCCCGAGGGACAAGGAGTGCGAGAAGTGCTTCAGAGAGAAGAGGGATGCCAGGGAGAGGCACAAGGAGGCACAcggcagagacagggagaggaaggCGTCTCTGGACGCAGGGAAGGACCGGCGGGAGAAGGGCTTCCCCGGGGCTGCCGCGGAAGACTCGTGCGACAAGAAGGAGGACAAGAAGGGCAAGGAGAAGAGCTGGTACATCGCCGACATCTTCACGGATGAGAGCGAGGACGAGGACGGCCCCCCGGAGAGGGAGGCGGGGCTGCGGAAGCACGCGGAGAAGCCGAAGGACCGGGACGGCCGGGAGAGGCGGCGGGAGAGGGGGGCCGCGGAAGGCGTgaaggacaggaaggagaagggcCTGGAGAAGCACAGGGAGAAGAAGGAGCGGGAGCCGCCGGAGAAGCACAGGGACAggagggagcgtggccctgcGGACGCCGCGCAGGACAGGAGGGGCAGGCAGCGGCCTCCTGACAAGGCGGAGCGGCGGCCCCCCGCCGAGGACAAGGCCAAGAGCAGGCACCGAGAGAGGCCGGAGCGAGAGCAGGGCCGGGACAGGAGGCCGTCCAAGGGTGCCGACGCAGAGAAGAGCCTGCTGGAGCGGCTGGAGGAGGAGGCGCTGCAGGAGTTCCGGGAGGACTCCAACGACAAGGCCAGCGAGGTGTCTTCCGACAGCTTCACCGACCGTGGGCCGGACCCGGGGCTGGGCGCCCTCCTGGACGCGTCCTTCCCGGAGCCCCCGGAGGAGCGGGCCCGGGAGCGGGAGCGGCACAGGCACTCCTCGTCCTCCTCCAAGAAGAGCCACGAGCGAGAGCGGGCCCGGAGAGACAAGCCTGACCGGAAGGAGCGGGGCGACGGCGGCCAGTACGAGCGGGACTTCCTGGACTCCGACGCGTATGGCGCCTCCTACGGCTCGAAGGCCGACACGGAGGACGACGTGGATAAAGCTGTCGAGCTGCTCTCCGCcgaaaagaaggagaagaacgACTCCGAGAGAGACGCTGCCAAGAAGGTGGAGAAGGAGCTGCGGCCCTTCGGGGCGAGTGCCGCCAGCCTCCTGAAGGAGAAGCGGAGGCGGGAGAAGCACCGGGAGAGGTGGCGGGATGGGCTCCCCAGGCACCACCGGGAGGAGCCGAAGCCCGCCGCCCGGGACAGGGACCGGCCCCGGGACGAGGGCGCCAAACTCGGTGAGACCAAGCTGAAGGAGAAGTTCAAGGAGAACCCCGAGAGGGAGAAGGGCGACCCCGTGAGGACCAGCAACGGCGGCGACAGGCCCCCCGCCTCCAGGGACCCGGGCAGGAAGGATGCCAGGCCCCGGGAGAAGCTGCTGGGGGATGGCGACCTGATGATGACCAGCTTCGAGAGGATGCTGTCCCAGAAGGACCTGGAGGTGGAGGAGCGGCACAGGAGGCACAAGGAGCGGATGCGGCAGATGGAGAAGCTGCGGCACAGGCCCGCGGACCCCAAGCTCAAGGACAAGCTGCGGCCGGCTGAGGACGCGCGCAGGAAGGGTCTGGACGTCCCGCCCAAGAAGCCGCTGTGTCCGGACCCTGCCCTGAAGGACAGAAAGCTCAAGGAGCCGGCTCCTGCCGCGCCCGCCGCCGAGAACAAGCCGCACCCGGGCCCGGCCGTGGACCCCCGAGACTGGCTGGCGGGACCCCACATGAAGGAGGTCCTGCCCGCTTCTCCCCGGCCCGACCACAGCCGGCCCACCGGGGTCCCCACGCCCGCCTCGGTGGTGTCCTGCCCCAGCTACGAGGAGGCCATGCACACGCCCCGGACCCCGTCCTGCAGCGCCGACGACTACTCCGACCTCATGTTCGAGTGCGCGGACTCCCAGCCCGTCTCCAGCACGTCCGCCAGCGCCTGCTCGCCCTCCTTCTTTGACAGGTTCTCCATGGCTGCGAGCAGCGTGTCGGAAACCCCAGGCCAGACGCCCACGAGGCCGCTGTGCACAAGCCTCTACCGCTCAGTGTCCGTGGACATCAGGAGGGCCCCCGAGGAGGAATTCAGCGTCGGGGACAAGCTGTTCCGACAGCAGAGTGTCCCCGCCGCATCCAGCTACAACTCCCCGGGGCAGCACCTGGAAGACAAGGCCCCGGGCCCCCCAGGGCCCGCCGAGAAATTCAGCTGCCTGTCCCCTGGGTATTATTCCCCTGACTAcggcctcctctcccccaaagcAGATACCCTGCACTGTCCCCCTGCAGCTGTGGTCAACgtcaccccctccccagagggcGCCTTCTCTGGTTTACAAGCAAAGTCCCCCTCTTCGCGCAGGGATGAGCTTTTGGCCCCGTCCATGGAGGGGGCCCTCCCCCCGGACCTCAGCATTCCCCTGGACGCCACGGAGGACCAGCAGGCCACTGCGGCCATCATCCCCCCGGAGCCCAGCTTCTTGGAGCCCCTGGACGAGGGCCCCTTCAGCACGGTCATCACGGAGGAGCCAGTTGAGTGGGCACACCCTGCTGCCGCGGAGCAGGGCCTCACCTCTGGCCTCATCGGGAGCGCCCCCGACAACCCCGTCAGCTGGCCCGTGGGGTCAGACCTTCTGCTGAAGTCTCCACAGAGATTTCCTGAGTCCCCACCCTCGGAGCCCCCTTACCCAGTGTCCCCCGTCTCCTACCCACTGCCGGTCACTGAGCCAGGACTCGAAGTCAAAGACGACACGGGGGCGGCAGTCCCGGCCTCCATCTCTGCTTCGGAGGAGCCACCCCCTTTCGCCCCCACCTCCAGGTTGGAACCTTTCTTTAGTAACTGCAAGTCCCTTCCGGAAGCGTCCCCCGATGGTCCCCCCGAGTCCGCGTGTACGACCAGCGGGGCTCAGGTGGAGGTGCTGGGCCCCCTGGAGAGTAACTTCCTGGAGAGCGGTCACAGCCTCTCTGCCCTCGGCCAGGTGGAGCCGGCGCCCTGGCCTGGTGCCTTCCCTGCCTCCGAGGACGACCTCGACCTGGGGCCTTTCTCACTGCCAGAGCTTCCCCTCCAGACTAAGGATGTTTCTGATGTTGAAACAGAGCCTGTAGAAGAGAGTCCTCTTGTTCCTCCAGAAAACACCCCTGCAGGGGCACCCCCATGCCTCCCCGGCGGGGATGCTGCTGCGCCAGCCGCTGAGGAACAGCTCGTGCTGCCTCCTGACCCGGCAGCTGCCCATCTCCCCACAGAGCCCGAACCGGGGTCCCTGGAGGAGCCAAAGCCGGACGTCCTGCTGGAGGCTGCAGTGGAGGCAGGTGCATTGCAGGGGAGGGCCCCCGAGGACCCCGACCTGAGCTCAGAGCCCATGCCGGCCCCCTCGGAACCACGTCCACTGGGGAGCAGAGATGAGGCCGAGGGCCACGACCCCTTAGCCACCCCCCATGGCATGGCCGACGCCCCTGAGGATGGCTCTGCACAGACGCACGTGGCCGACGGGGCTGGCCCCCAGGACAGTGTGGGGCTTGAGAGGTCTCCGGGTAGCGTCCAGCCTGAAGCTGCAGAACCCGAACCTAAAGCCACAGCCGAAGCCCCAAAGGCACCCAGAGTGGAGGAGGTCCCTCAGCGCATGACCCGGACCCGGGCCCAGATGCTGGCCAGCCAGAGCAAGCAGAGCTCACCGCCCGCCGAGAAGGAGCCGGCACCTGCACCCAGGGCCAAGGGCCGCGCCTCCGAGGAGGACGACCCCCAGGCCCAGCACCCACGCAAACGCCGCTTCCAGCGCTCCAGCCAGCCGCTGACACAGCAGATGCACACATCCACGCGGCAGACGCGGGAGGTCATCCAGCAGACACTGGCCGCCATCGTGGATGCCATCAAGCTGGACGCCATCGAGCCGTACCACAGCGACAGGGCCAACCCGTACTTCGAGTACCTGCAGATCCGAAAGAAGATCGAGGAGAAGCGCAAGATTCTCTGCTACATCAGCCCGCAGGCGCCCCAGTGCTACGCCGAGTACGTCACCTACACCGGCTCCTACCTCCTGGATGGCAAGCCGCTCAGCAAGCTGCACATCCCTGTG